In Myxococcales bacterium, a genomic segment contains:
- a CDS encoding DUF3857 domain-containing protein codes for MRGGPQRARRGCAAFVEPAHRGPSRSDALGALPKARYCLCVFSSMKRPSALAAWTLALGFSAFPCGAEASTKPARLARIAELRDAAGRGAPRAYVALRELWQEWDQGDPREVEEALRDVAADKSIAPPVRSYGALLAAYARRRRGDLDGAESQIRKLGFVSAWQVVGPFDNEGKTGLARAFEPEVSAESPSAAKSYDGKERPVRWRLLPSGAPFGWIDLGNVIRPAEKGCSYASTYVRDRTLADGKSRAISLWAGSAGAFKLFWNGQEVMVDPKYRSLDADRQAAAVVLEGGWNRLLVKVCGEEDAPLFSVRLADDKGAPDERLESSGDAAHHAAAATKKGRRAPSLLAGPIDAFERAAKGESAEALEAYARYLVLSLADDPAERKARELARKAAERGPSVSRLLLAGELAESRNQRAQWIERAEAMVAKGGATGGVSERDRIAVLHARAAHARSGVYFRDAMPFYDRILAQDPDDVTALLARFELYLEADLASTATTLLERAVTRRPRSVALLRALASSLRQQGRVAEATEIEERYAQLRFDDPGYLRDRIELAVARRDKASAARLRERLMRVMPDHLPTLLWVARSALQLGEPERALPLLRRCLELAPEDIDALRALADANSVLGKRDEQLALLRKVLVLKPQAKEVREYLSQLEPERPRPDEAYARPSSEFLKLRGAPADGASQRTLSSLRVTTVYPNGLASRFNQLVWQPLTESAAQEARQYAFTYEADSETVQLRGARVFRKSGAVEEAVDVGEGPANNPAMVMYTSGRTVYVRFARVEVGDVVELRYRQEDVSARNAFADYFGEVTTFPSNEPVARAEYVLITPKSRTFHFNEPRVAGLKRTSTEGGSERIDRFVAENLAPLPPEPLQPPYSELLGYVHVSTYKSWEDVGRWYWGLVKDQFVADDEVRRRTQEITKGLTDPRAKVKAVYNWVVQKTRYVALEFGIHGFKPYRCAQIFARGFGDCKDKATLIVTMLKELGIPATIVIVRTGMRGDFDEKPASLAPFDHAIAYVPSMDLYLDGTAEWTGSSELPAMDRGALALQINEGNAKLVRLPDAPAAESVSSKTIEVNLEADGKATIDLRAEVTGVSAPGFRERYHATSTRKARLQEDLSQEVPGLEVAAVEANDLLNLEEKVSLRVRGKSSIVGKREGDRLSLAVGPRESMVRDYAALSRRSTDLRLRARSTTEQAWKVKLPPGMKVADLPAAQSGTTPFGSYRLRVEQTGNVVSVSTTVTLDKSRIKASEYGAFRTFCESADRALGQRLVLAR; via the coding sequence ATGCGGGGCGGTCCCCAACGGGCCCGCCGCGGCTGTGCGGCCTTCGTCGAACCTGCGCACCGAGGTCCCTCGCGCAGCGACGCGCTTGGTGCTTTGCCGAAGGCTCGTTACTGTCTGTGCGTGTTTTCCTCGATGAAGCGGCCGAGCGCTCTCGCCGCGTGGACCCTCGCTCTCGGTTTCTCCGCGTTCCCTTGCGGGGCCGAGGCCAGCACGAAGCCGGCGCGCCTCGCACGAATCGCTGAGCTGCGCGACGCGGCCGGTCGCGGCGCGCCACGCGCCTACGTCGCGTTGCGTGAGCTTTGGCAGGAGTGGGATCAGGGTGATCCGCGCGAAGTGGAAGAGGCGCTCCGCGACGTCGCCGCCGACAAGTCCATCGCGCCGCCCGTTCGAAGCTACGGCGCGCTGCTCGCTGCCTACGCGCGCCGCCGCCGCGGCGACCTCGACGGCGCCGAGAGCCAGATCAGAAAGCTCGGGTTCGTCTCGGCCTGGCAGGTCGTGGGCCCCTTCGACAACGAAGGCAAGACGGGCCTCGCCCGCGCCTTCGAGCCAGAGGTCAGCGCCGAGTCTCCCTCGGCGGCAAAGAGCTACGACGGCAAGGAGCGTCCGGTGCGGTGGCGGCTCCTTCCGAGCGGCGCGCCGTTCGGTTGGATTGATCTCGGCAACGTGATTCGACCCGCGGAAAAGGGCTGCAGCTACGCGTCGACGTACGTCCGCGACAGAACGCTGGCGGACGGGAAGAGTCGCGCCATTTCGCTGTGGGCGGGGAGCGCCGGAGCCTTCAAGCTCTTCTGGAACGGGCAAGAGGTCATGGTCGACCCCAAGTACCGCTCGCTCGACGCTGACCGGCAGGCCGCCGCGGTGGTCCTCGAAGGCGGCTGGAACCGGCTGCTCGTCAAGGTGTGCGGCGAAGAAGACGCGCCGCTCTTCTCGGTGCGACTCGCCGACGACAAGGGCGCGCCCGACGAGCGGCTCGAAAGCAGCGGAGACGCCGCCCACCACGCGGCCGCAGCGACGAAGAAGGGCAGGCGCGCGCCTTCGCTCCTCGCCGGCCCCATCGACGCCTTCGAGCGCGCGGCAAAGGGCGAGAGCGCCGAGGCCCTCGAGGCCTACGCGCGCTACCTGGTCTTGTCGTTGGCCGACGACCCGGCGGAGCGAAAGGCCCGCGAGCTGGCTCGAAAGGCCGCCGAGCGCGGGCCGTCGGTCTCACGCTTGCTCCTTGCCGGCGAGCTCGCCGAGAGCCGCAATCAGCGGGCCCAATGGATCGAGCGCGCCGAGGCGATGGTCGCCAAAGGCGGCGCCACGGGCGGCGTCTCGGAGCGCGATCGCATCGCCGTCTTGCACGCGCGAGCCGCGCACGCGCGGAGCGGCGTGTATTTCCGCGACGCGATGCCCTTCTACGATCGCATCCTGGCGCAAGATCCCGACGACGTGACGGCGCTCTTGGCCCGCTTCGAGCTCTACCTCGAGGCCGACCTCGCGAGCACGGCGACGACGCTGCTGGAACGCGCCGTGACGAGAAGGCCGCGAAGCGTGGCGCTCCTGCGCGCGCTCGCGTCGTCGCTGCGGCAGCAAGGCCGCGTCGCCGAGGCCACAGAGATCGAAGAGCGCTACGCCCAGCTCCGCTTCGACGACCCCGGTTACCTGCGGGACCGCATCGAATTGGCCGTCGCACGCCGCGACAAGGCGTCCGCCGCGCGCCTCCGCGAACGACTCATGAGGGTCATGCCCGATCACTTGCCCACGCTCCTTTGGGTCGCGCGGAGCGCCCTCCAGCTCGGCGAGCCGGAGCGGGCGCTCCCCCTCCTCAGGCGATGCCTCGAGCTTGCCCCCGAAGACATCGACGCGCTCCGCGCCTTGGCCGACGCAAACTCGGTCCTCGGCAAGCGCGACGAGCAACTGGCGCTGCTCCGTAAGGTCTTGGTCCTCAAGCCTCAGGCGAAGGAGGTCCGCGAGTACCTCTCGCAGCTCGAGCCGGAGCGGCCCAGGCCCGATGAAGCCTACGCGCGCCCCTCCAGCGAGTTCCTCAAGCTGCGCGGAGCGCCGGCCGACGGCGCAAGTCAGCGGACGCTCTCCAGCCTGCGAGTCACCACGGTGTACCCGAACGGCCTCGCGAGTCGCTTCAACCAGCTCGTGTGGCAGCCGCTGACGGAGAGCGCCGCCCAGGAGGCGCGCCAATACGCGTTCACCTACGAAGCCGACAGCGAAACGGTGCAGCTGCGCGGCGCACGCGTCTTTCGCAAGAGCGGCGCCGTGGAGGAGGCCGTCGACGTCGGCGAGGGCCCGGCCAACAACCCCGCCATGGTGATGTACACCAGCGGCCGCACCGTTTACGTGCGCTTTGCACGCGTCGAGGTGGGCGATGTCGTAGAGCTTCGCTACCGACAGGAAGACGTCAGCGCCCGCAACGCCTTCGCCGACTACTTCGGCGAGGTCACGACCTTCCCGTCGAACGAGCCCGTGGCGCGCGCCGAATACGTGCTCATCACGCCGAAGTCCCGCACGTTCCATTTCAACGAGCCTCGCGTCGCGGGCCTCAAGCGAACCTCCACAGAAGGCGGGAGCGAGCGCATCGACCGCTTCGTGGCCGAGAATCTGGCGCCGCTCCCTCCTGAGCCGCTGCAGCCGCCTTACAGCGAGCTCTTGGGGTACGTGCACGTCTCGACCTACAAGTCGTGGGAAGACGTGGGCCGCTGGTACTGGGGCCTCGTCAAAGATCAGTTCGTCGCCGACGACGAGGTTCGCCGCCGCACGCAGGAGATCACCAAGGGCCTCACGGATCCGCGCGCCAAAGTGAAGGCGGTCTACAACTGGGTCGTCCAGAAGACGCGCTACGTCGCCCTGGAGTTCGGCATCCACGGCTTCAAGCCCTACCGCTGCGCCCAAATTTTCGCGCGAGGCTTCGGCGACTGCAAAGACAAGGCGACGCTGATCGTGACCATGCTGAAAGAGCTTGGGATCCCGGCCACCATCGTCATCGTGAGGACCGGCATGCGCGGCGACTTCGACGAGAAGCCGGCGAGCCTCGCGCCGTTCGATCACGCCATCGCTTACGTGCCGAGCATGGACCTCTACCTCGACGGCACCGCCGAATGGACCGGCTCCTCGGAGCTTCCAGCCATGGACCGGGGAGCGTTGGCGCTTCAGATCAACGAGGGAAACGCGAAGCTCGTCCGCTTGCCCGACGCGCCCGCCGCGGAGAGCGTCTCATCCAAGACCATCGAGGTGAACCTCGAAGCCGACGGCAAGGCAACCATCGACCTCCGCGCCGAGGTCACCGGCGTTTCTGCGCCAGGTTTTCGCGAGCGCTACCACGCGACCTCGACGCGCAAGGCTCGCTTGCAGGAGGATCTGTCGCAGGAGGTCCCGGGCCTCGAGGTCGCCGCCGTCGAGGCCAACGACCTCTTGAACCTCGAGGAGAAGGTCTCGCTCCGGGTTCGCGGCAAGTCGTCGATCGTGGGAAAGCGAGAAGGCGACCGCTTGAGCCTCGCCGTGGGTCCGCGCGAGTCCATGGTCCGCGACTACGCGGCCCTCTCGCGGCGCTCGACGGACCTCAGGTTGCGCGCCCGCTCGACCACCGAACAAGCTTGGAAGGTGAAGCTGCCGCCGGGCATGAAGGTGGCCGACCTGCCGGCGGCCCAAAGCGGGACGACCCCCTTCGGCAGCTACCGGCTACGCGTCGAACAGACCGGCAACGTCGTCTCCGTCAGCACGACGGTCACGCTCGACAAGAGCCGCATCAAGGCCTCGGAATACGGGGCGTTCCGCACGTTCTGCGAGAGCGCCGATCGCGCGCTCGGTCAACGGCTCGTGCTCGCCCGATGA
- a CDS encoding efflux RND transporter permease subunit, with product MPPGYEISWGGQFENFERAKKRLAVVVPMALVIIFGMLLWMFGETRYAVSVFVVVPFALVGGILGLVTRGLSFSIPAAVGFIALAGVSVLNGVVLASEVKRRFEHGATAWDATVEGSVHSMRAVLTTGAVAALGFLPMAIATGAGAEVQRPLATVVISGIFMSTALTMFLLPGLIEVALRAKREEFKPITSVMPPSQRQPGKYVPPDDADLGAKR from the coding sequence TTGCCGCCGGGCTACGAGATCTCGTGGGGTGGGCAATTCGAGAATTTCGAGCGCGCCAAGAAGCGCCTCGCGGTTGTCGTTCCCATGGCCCTCGTGATCATCTTCGGCATGCTCCTGTGGATGTTCGGCGAGACGCGCTACGCGGTAAGCGTCTTCGTCGTGGTGCCCTTCGCGCTCGTCGGCGGCATCCTCGGGCTCGTGACGCGAGGGCTGTCGTTCAGCATCCCGGCCGCCGTCGGCTTCATCGCGCTAGCCGGGGTTTCGGTCCTCAATGGGGTGGTGCTGGCAAGCGAAGTGAAGCGGCGCTTCGAGCACGGCGCGACGGCATGGGACGCCACCGTCGAGGGATCTGTTCACTCGATGCGTGCAGTCCTCACGACGGGCGCGGTGGCGGCACTCGGCTTCCTGCCGATGGCCATCGCGACCGGCGCCGGGGCCGAAGTGCAGCGCCCCCTCGCGACGGTCGTCATCTCGGGCATCTTCATGTCAACCGCGCTCACGATGTTCCTCCTGCCAGGCCTCATCGAGGTCGCCCTCCGGGCCAAGCGCGAGGAGTTCAAACCCATCACGAGCGTGATGCCGCCGTCGCAGCGGCAACCGGGCAAGTACGTGCCGCCGGACGATGCCGACCTGGGTGCCAAGCGCTAG
- a CDS encoding decaprenyl-phosphate phosphoribosyltransferase, with amino-acid sequence MGSGAAADRRKRDGVRRKRYGAAVIAGLVRTVRPHQWVKNLFVLAPMFFHKSVFLSTPVGPALNLAVTGKALAATAVFCLLAGAVYTINDLVDVEADRVHPVKRERPIASGEVPESLARTMAVLLVVVSLGMAFLLNAMFGVVALVYFVENLAYTFKLKKVAYLDVGLIAFGFVLRVVAGGLATNVTPSLYMLASTALLALFLGFGKRRHELANENAGKQRAALEAYTPGALNVALGLAGGATVVTYVAYTLDPATQLFFNSKLLWITAPFTVFGILRFLYLVSGRGGRGLKSESPTQEMLRDVPFVLNLVLWVVVVVAIVYRLRPGT; translated from the coding sequence ATGGGCTCTGGCGCGGCTGCCGACAGAAGGAAACGAGACGGGGTTCGTCGAAAGCGCTATGGTGCCGCCGTGATCGCCGGGCTCGTCCGGACGGTGAGGCCTCACCAGTGGGTGAAAAACCTCTTCGTTCTCGCTCCGATGTTCTTCCACAAGAGCGTGTTCTTGAGCACGCCCGTGGGGCCCGCTCTGAACCTCGCCGTCACCGGCAAGGCGCTGGCGGCAACAGCGGTGTTCTGCCTCTTGGCGGGCGCCGTTTACACGATCAACGACCTCGTGGACGTCGAGGCCGATCGGGTTCACCCGGTGAAGCGAGAGCGCCCCATCGCGAGCGGCGAAGTGCCCGAGAGCCTCGCCCGCACCATGGCCGTCTTGCTCGTGGTGGTCTCGCTGGGGATGGCGTTCTTGCTGAACGCAATGTTCGGCGTCGTGGCGCTCGTCTATTTCGTCGAGAACCTGGCTTACACGTTCAAGCTCAAGAAGGTCGCCTACCTCGACGTGGGACTGATTGCCTTCGGCTTCGTCCTTCGCGTCGTCGCCGGCGGCCTCGCGACGAACGTGACGCCGAGCCTCTACATGCTCGCGTCGACCGCGCTGTTGGCGCTCTTCTTGGGGTTCGGCAAGCGTCGCCACGAGCTGGCCAATGAGAATGCCGGCAAGCAGCGCGCGGCCCTCGAGGCCTACACGCCGGGGGCGCTCAACGTCGCCCTGGGTCTCGCCGGCGGCGCCACCGTCGTCACCTACGTGGCCTACACGCTCGATCCGGCGACGCAGCTGTTCTTCAACTCGAAGCTCTTGTGGATCACGGCGCCGTTCACGGTCTTCGGGATCTTGCGCTTCTTGTACCTCGTGTCGGGTCGCGGCGGTCGCGGCCTCAAGAGCGAGAGCCCCACGCAAGAGATGCTCCGCGACGTGCCCTTCGTCTTGAACCTGGTCCTGTGGGTCGTGGTCGTCGTGGCGATTGTCTATCGGCTGAGACCGGGCACGTAG
- a CDS encoding zf-TFIIB domain-containing protein, which translates to MTFRAASPACPACGALVSSRVLFDVAVLRCPSCNGAWLDGLAMTAASLDRREPRASALRALPCVRCGAPLTEPDGLHELAACGAGCGVFVPAAAADALLSRTGHGTLPPPAPHLVRILAIVRALEREPRSESPS; encoded by the coding sequence ATGACGTTCCGCGCGGCCTCCCCCGCTTGCCCCGCCTGCGGCGCGCTCGTGTCGAGCCGCGTCCTGTTCGACGTCGCCGTTCTGCGATGCCCGTCGTGCAACGGCGCCTGGCTCGATGGCTTGGCGATGACCGCCGCTTCGCTGGATCGCCGTGAGCCGCGCGCGTCGGCCCTTCGCGCCCTTCCCTGTGTGCGCTGCGGCGCTCCGCTGACGGAGCCCGACGGCCTTCACGAGCTCGCTGCTTGCGGCGCCGGCTGCGGCGTCTTCGTCCCGGCGGCCGCGGCGGACGCGCTGCTCTCGCGCACGGGACACGGCACGCTCCCGCCACCGGCGCCGCACCTCGTCCGTATCTTGGCTATCGTCCGCGCGCTCGAGCGCGAACCCCGAAGCGAGTCCCCATCATGA
- a CDS encoding efflux RND transporter permease subunit, producing MLTSLIEISVRFRIMVLTLFVVLLAAGGWAATTLPIDAIPDVSTTQVSVLTEAPGLSPIEIERTVTFPMEAALNGTPNLVELRSVSRSGLSAVTVIFKDGTDLWLARQIVLERVRSVESDLPKIAKKPELSPVSGGLGEIYQFVVRSDQHSPTQLRTILDWEVLPKLRSVPGIIEVNTMGGDLKQYQVLIDRGRLRAHEMTLREVASALESSNLSVGGGYLDRSSESFSLTGVGLLRNEEEIGNVVLRTGRDGTPLLVKNVATVRVGAALRHGVITRDGEGEAVTGIVMMLVGANSRDVVHAVKRRVVEIQKTLPPGVIIDPIYDRSDFVGRTLSTVMKNLVEGVLVVTFVLALLLGTVRGALVVVAGIPASMAIALFGMHLFGVTGDLMSLGAIDFGFLVDGPIVILEAVMAAASGAQLASAARARAYAKIAASVARPVAFAVAIIMLVYLPLLTLEGIEGKMFRPMAVTMACALFGALVYSVLFFPALLVTFVPPPKKGGATWLSRLEEAYGETLRRAIGMRWVLLGAFTVALAGAVLLLARAGADFLPRIEEGDAVVTIRRAPSMSLAQAKELDLAAERVLRRFPEVVTSLAMTGRAEVAIDPVGNDNTDIFVHLKPKEQWTTTPDFDELSTRIKNAIESDVPGTFVSVSQPIEDKTNELISGSRADVQIALFGDELTELKKLSEAVGGVARTVRGAGDVRVERVLGAPTIAVRPDRGRLARYGASVEDVLSVVQAARVGIPVGLIYEGQRRFDLRLFVPPRSSTPEAMGELFVEAGGTTVPLSEVATVEETEGPTQIRREALTRTVRVEVNLRDATSSHGSPRPAHVLPMRSPCRRATRSRGVGNSRISSAPRSASRLSFPWPS from the coding sequence ATGTTAACAAGCCTCATCGAAATATCGGTCCGCTTCCGGATCATGGTGCTCACCCTCTTCGTCGTCCTCCTCGCGGCCGGCGGATGGGCCGCCACCACACTTCCGATCGACGCCATCCCTGACGTGTCCACGACTCAGGTCTCGGTGCTCACCGAGGCGCCGGGCCTCTCTCCCATCGAGATTGAGCGCACCGTGACGTTCCCCATGGAGGCGGCGCTCAACGGAACCCCCAACCTGGTAGAACTTCGCTCTGTTTCGCGCTCAGGCCTCTCGGCAGTGACCGTCATCTTCAAAGACGGAACAGACCTCTGGCTCGCGCGCCAGATCGTGTTGGAGCGCGTGCGGAGCGTTGAATCCGACCTGCCAAAGATTGCGAAGAAGCCCGAACTGTCTCCCGTCTCGGGAGGCCTCGGCGAGATCTACCAGTTCGTGGTTCGCTCCGACCAGCACTCGCCGACCCAGCTGCGAACGATCCTCGATTGGGAGGTGCTGCCAAAGCTCCGAAGCGTTCCCGGCATCATCGAGGTCAACACGATGGGAGGCGACCTCAAGCAGTACCAGGTGCTGATCGATCGTGGTCGCCTCCGGGCCCATGAGATGACACTTCGCGAGGTAGCGAGCGCCCTCGAAAGCTCGAACCTGAGCGTCGGTGGCGGCTATCTAGACCGCAGCAGCGAGTCCTTCTCGCTGACCGGCGTCGGTCTCTTGCGCAACGAGGAAGAGATCGGCAACGTCGTCTTGCGAACCGGCCGCGATGGCACGCCGCTTCTCGTCAAGAACGTCGCGACCGTGCGCGTCGGGGCGGCCCTCCGTCACGGCGTCATCACCCGCGATGGCGAGGGCGAAGCCGTTACCGGCATCGTGATGATGCTCGTAGGCGCCAACAGCCGCGACGTCGTTCATGCGGTGAAGCGGCGTGTCGTCGAGATCCAAAAGACCCTCCCGCCGGGCGTGATCATCGACCCGATCTACGACCGCTCCGACTTCGTGGGACGCACCCTTTCGACCGTCATGAAGAACCTCGTGGAGGGGGTCCTGGTCGTGACGTTCGTGCTGGCGCTCCTCTTGGGCACGGTGCGTGGCGCGCTGGTCGTCGTCGCCGGCATCCCAGCGTCGATGGCCATCGCGCTCTTTGGCATGCACCTCTTCGGCGTCACCGGCGACCTGATGAGTCTCGGCGCCATCGACTTCGGGTTCCTCGTCGACGGTCCCATCGTCATCCTAGAAGCGGTGATGGCAGCGGCGTCCGGCGCGCAGCTCGCATCGGCGGCCCGCGCGCGCGCCTATGCCAAGATCGCAGCCTCGGTGGCTCGGCCCGTCGCGTTCGCTGTGGCGATCATCATGCTGGTGTACCTGCCATTGCTCACGCTCGAAGGGATCGAGGGCAAGATGTTTCGGCCTATGGCCGTGACCATGGCCTGCGCGCTCTTCGGCGCTCTCGTCTACTCCGTTCTCTTCTTCCCGGCACTCCTTGTGACCTTCGTGCCGCCGCCGAAGAAGGGCGGCGCGACCTGGCTCTCGCGGCTCGAGGAGGCCTACGGCGAAACGCTGCGGCGCGCTATTGGGATGCGCTGGGTACTCTTGGGCGCGTTCACCGTCGCGCTCGCCGGCGCTGTCCTTCTCCTGGCGCGCGCCGGCGCAGACTTTCTGCCTCGCATCGAAGAAGGCGACGCCGTCGTCACCATTCGCCGTGCCCCATCGATGAGTCTGGCTCAAGCGAAGGAGCTCGACCTTGCCGCCGAGCGCGTCCTCAGGCGCTTCCCCGAGGTCGTCACCTCGCTGGCCATGACGGGCCGCGCCGAGGTGGCCATCGACCCGGTGGGCAACGACAACACCGACATCTTCGTCCACTTGAAGCCCAAGGAGCAGTGGACCACGACGCCAGATTTCGACGAGCTCTCGACGCGCATCAAGAACGCCATCGAGTCCGACGTGCCGGGCACGTTCGTTTCCGTCTCGCAACCGATCGAGGACAAGACAAACGAGCTCATCTCCGGTTCACGCGCCGACGTACAGATCGCCCTGTTTGGCGACGAGCTGACCGAGCTCAAGAAGCTCAGCGAGGCGGTCGGCGGCGTGGCCCGCACCGTCCGTGGTGCCGGCGACGTGCGCGTCGAGCGCGTTCTTGGTGCTCCGACGATCGCGGTCCGCCCGGACCGCGGTCGCCTCGCTCGATACGGCGCCTCCGTGGAGGACGTCCTGTCGGTCGTGCAAGCGGCACGCGTGGGCATTCCTGTCGGCCTCATCTACGAGGGACAGCGCCGCTTTGACCTCAGGCTCTTCGTGCCGCCCCGCTCCTCGACGCCGGAGGCCATGGGAGAGCTCTTCGTCGAGGCGGGGGGAACGACGGTACCGCTCTCCGAGGTGGCAACGGTTGAGGAGACCGAAGGCCCAACGCAGATCCGACGAGAAGCGCTGACGCGAACGGTCCGCGTAGAGGTGAACCTGAGGGACGCGACCTCGTCTCATGGGTCGCCGAGGCCCGCGCACGTGTTGCCAATGAGGTCTCCTTGCCGCCGGGCTACGAGATCTCGTGGGGTGGGCAATTCGAGAATTTCGAGCGCGCCAAGAAGCGCCTCGCGGTTGTCGTTCCCATGGCCCTCGTGA